In Lycium ferocissimum isolate CSIRO_LF1 unplaced genomic scaffold, AGI_CSIRO_Lferr_CH_V1 ctg285, whole genome shotgun sequence, a single genomic region encodes these proteins:
- the LOC132043790 gene encoding protein DETOXIFICATION 56-like yields the protein MPSSPENVTQKWPSYSNLMQDALSEIKLQRGILLPLIAMNFTWFAKTAVTTAFLGRLGDLYLAGGTLGFTFANVTGFSVLNGLCGAMEPICGQAFGAKNYKLLHKTLVMTTLFLLLTSLPISFLWINIDKILIHFGQQEDISVVAKKYVTYLLPDLVITSLLCPLKAYLSTQNITIPIMLSSALAVACHVPITMLLSRTKGIVGVSMANWITNFLIMILLAIYVVIAEKKKGGKWKEGGWWEQGYRDWIRLLKLCGPCCLTTCLEWWCYEILVLFTGHLPNAKQAIGVIAIVLNFDYLLFSVMLSLSTCASIRVSNELGADSPGLAYRAAYVSLAMSIVSGFLGGSVMAGARGIWGPLFSHDKGIISGVKRIMLLMALLEVVNFPLAVCGGIVRGTARPWLGTYANIFGFYLLALPLGVVLAFKIHLGLTGLLTGFVVGVAFCFALLLVFIVRIDWIQEAKKAQVLSCNLEEIAKDDDRN from the coding sequence ATGCCATCTTCACCAGAAAATGTGACACAAAAATGGCCATCATATTCAAACCTCATGCAAGATGCCCTTTCAGAGATAAAATTGCAAAGAGGAATATTACTTCCTTTGATAGCTATGAACTTCACATGGTTTGCAAAAACAGCCGTCACAACTGCATTTCTTGGAAGGCTTGGAGATCTTTATTTAGCTGGTGGCACACTTGGTTTTACGTTCGCGAATGTGACCGGATTTTCAGTCTTGAATGGCCTTTGTGGTGCCATGGAGCCAATTTGTGGACAAGCTTTTGGGGCCAAAAACTATAAACTTCTTCACAAGACCCTTGTAATGACTACTTTATTTTTACTACTAACTAGCCTGCCTATTTCTTTCTTGTGGATTAATATTGATAAAATCCTAATTCACTTTGGCCAACAAGAAGACATTTCAGTTGTAGCCAAAAAGTATGTCACATATCTCCTCCCTGATTTGGTTATCACCTCTTTGTTATGCCCTTTGAAAGCTTATTTAAGTACACAAAATATTACAATCCCAATTATGTTGAGCTCAGCTTTAGCAGTTGCTTGTCATGTACCAATAACCATGTTGCTTTCAAGAACTAAAGGGATAGTTGGAGTTTCAATGGCAAATTGGATAACAAACTTCTTGATCATGATTTTGTTGGCTATTTATGTTGTGATCGCGGAGAAGAAAAAGGGTGGAAAATGGAAAGAAGGAGGATGGTGGGAACAAGGATATCGCGATTGGATCCGATTGCTCAAATTATGTGGACCATGTTGTCTTACTACTTGCCTAGAATGGTGGTGCTATGAAATCTTGGTTCTATTTACAGGGCACCTACCAAATGCTAAACAAGCAATTGGTGTTATAGCCATTGTATTGAATTTCGATTACTTGCTTTTCTCTGTTATGCTTTCGTTATCAACGTGTGCATCCATTCGTGTGTCTAATGAGCTTGGTGCAGATAGTCCTGGCCTTGCTTATCGTGCAGCCTATGTATCGTTAGCTATGAGCATCGTCTCAGGTTTTCTTGGTGGCTCTGTTATGGCAGGTGCAAGAGGAATTTGGGGGCCATTGTTTAGCCATGACAAGGGGATTATAAGTGGTGTTAAGAggattatgttgctaatggcaTTACTTGAAGTGGTTAATTTTCCATTAGCAGTTTGTGGAGGTATCGTTCGCGGAACAGCTAGGCCATGGCTAGGGACATATGCAAATATTTTTGGATTTTACCTGTTGGCATTGCCATTAGGTGTGGTTTTGGCTTTCAAGATTCATCTTGGTTTAACTGGATTATTAACAGGGTTTGTGGTTGGTGTAGCTTTTTGTTTTGCCTTGTTGTTGGTGTTTATTGTTAGGATTGATTGGATTCAAGAAGCTAAAAAGGCACAAGTACTTTCTTGTAACCTTGAAGAAATTGCTAAAGATGACGatagaaattaa